In Anaerolineales bacterium, the following proteins share a genomic window:
- the gyrB gene encoding DNA topoisomerase (ATP-hydrolyzing) subunit B: MAENQAKSYQAENIQVLEGLEAVRRRPGMYIGGTDIKALHHIVYEVVDNAIDEAMAGVCDRIEVTIHKDSSVTVYDNGRGIPVDQHKTAKKSALEVVMTMLHAGGKFGGGAYKVSGGLHGVGVSAVNAVSEWCEAEISRDGAVHKQRYERGIPTGPVKVVRKLKPGEGTGTRITFKFDPILFKGDLDYRFDTLMQRFREMAFVTKGITIKLLDERDNREMTFYFEGGVTSFVRYMNREREALHPVFYREQEVDGVIVDVAIQFTDAYTESVMAFANTINTVDGGTHMTGLRSAITRTINDYARKNGLLKDSDPNFSGDDTREGLTAIVSVKVPDPQFESQTKVKLMNPEVQTYVAQVVNEHFAEFLEQNPSGARAIVSKCLTSARARDAARKARDLVIRKSALESMTLPGKLADCSERAPEKSELYIVEGDSAGGSAKQGRDRHFQAILPLRGKILNTERARLDKILGNNEVKALISALGTGIGENFSLTGLRYHHVVIMTDADVDGSHIRTLLLTFFFRYMEPLITSGYLYIAQPPLYSVTSGKSVSWVFTEKERNQVLKSLGDKAEKASVQRYKGLGEMNAEQLWSTTMDPENRSLLKVTIEDAAEADRVFSMLMGDEVAPRKRFIQTHAKEVQNLDA, encoded by the coding sequence GTGGCAGAGAATCAAGCCAAGTCCTATCAAGCTGAAAACATTCAGGTCCTCGAAGGCCTGGAGGCCGTCCGCCGCCGCCCGGGTATGTATATCGGCGGTACCGATATCAAAGCCCTGCACCACATCGTCTACGAGGTGGTGGATAACGCTATAGATGAAGCCATGGCCGGCGTGTGTGACCGTATCGAGGTCACCATCCACAAAGACAGCAGCGTCACCGTGTACGACAACGGTCGCGGCATCCCGGTGGACCAGCACAAGACTGCCAAGAAATCGGCCCTGGAAGTGGTGATGACCATGCTGCACGCCGGCGGCAAGTTCGGCGGCGGCGCCTACAAAGTCTCCGGCGGTCTGCACGGCGTGGGCGTCTCGGCGGTCAACGCCGTCTCCGAGTGGTGCGAAGCCGAGATCAGCCGTGACGGCGCGGTGCACAAGCAGCGCTACGAGCGCGGCATCCCCACTGGCCCGGTCAAGGTCGTGCGCAAGCTCAAACCCGGCGAGGGCACCGGCACGCGCATTACCTTTAAGTTTGACCCGATCCTCTTCAAGGGTGACCTGGACTATCGCTTCGATACGCTGATGCAGCGTTTCCGCGAAATGGCCTTCGTCACCAAGGGCATCACCATCAAGCTGCTCGACGAGCGTGACAACCGTGAAATGACCTTCTACTTTGAAGGCGGCGTCACCTCTTTCGTGCGCTACATGAACCGCGAGCGCGAGGCGCTGCACCCGGTGTTCTACCGCGAGCAGGAGGTGGACGGCGTCATCGTGGATGTCGCCATCCAGTTCACCGATGCCTACACCGAATCGGTGATGGCCTTCGCCAACACCATCAACACGGTGGATGGCGGTACGCACATGACCGGCCTGCGCTCGGCGATCACGCGCACCATCAACGACTATGCCCGCAAGAATGGCTTGCTGAAGGACAGCGATCCCAACTTCAGCGGTGATGACACTCGCGAGGGCCTCACCGCCATCGTCAGCGTCAAAGTGCCTGACCCGCAGTTCGAGAGCCAGACCAAAGTCAAGCTGATGAACCCTGAGGTGCAGACCTATGTCGCTCAGGTGGTCAACGAACACTTTGCCGAGTTCCTCGAGCAGAATCCTTCGGGCGCCCGCGCGATTGTGTCCAAGTGTCTCACCTCGGCCCGCGCCCGTGACGCCGCCCGCAAAGCGCGCGATCTCGTCATCCGCAAATCGGCCCTGGAGAGCATGACCCTGCCCGGCAAGCTGGCCGATTGCTCCGAACGTGCCCCCGAAAAGAGCGAGCTCTACATCGTAGAGGGTGACTCGGCCGGTGGCTCCGCCAAGCAAGGCCGCGATCGCCACTTCCAGGCCATCCTGCCCTTGCGCGGCAAGATCCTCAACACCGAACGTGCCCGCCTCGATAAGATCCTCGGCAACAACGAAGTCAAGGCGCTGATCTCCGCCCTCGGCACCGGCATCGGCGAGAACTTCAGCCTCACCGGGCTGCGCTATCACCACGTCGTCATCATGACCGATGCCGATGTCGACGGCAGTCACATCCGCACCCTGCTGCTCACCTTCTTCTTCCGCTACATGGAGCCGTTGATCACCAGTGGCTATCTCTACATCGCCCAACCCCCGCTGTATTCCGTCACCAGTGGCAAATCCGTGAGCTGGGTCTTCACCGAGAAGGAACGTAACCAGGTGCTAAAGAGCCTGGGCGATAAAGCCGAGAAGGCCAGCGTGCAGCGCTACAAGGGTCTCGGTGAAATGAACGCGGAACAACTGTGGAGCACCACGATGGATCCGGAGAACCGCAGCCTGCTCAAAGTCACCATCGAAGATGCCGCCGAGGCTGACCGGGTGTTCTCCATGTTGATGGGTGACGAAGTTGCCCCGCGCAAACGCTTCATTCAGACGCATGCCAAGGAAGTGCAAAACCTGGACGCCTAA
- a CDS encoding branched-chain amino acid ABC transporter substrate-binding protein → MSKRFLALIAILVAGLVLAACGGGAASAFECTDEIGCVEVAAGAPIRIASALVISGANADLGLDSQHGVEIAIQFKGDVLGHAVELQAEDDGCSAEGGQTAGQKIVSDPSIVAIIGTSCSGAGVPLAQIASDAGYVVVSPSNTSPALTDPNGAWKPGYLRTAHNDNVQGAAMADYVYNTLGLTTAAAIHDGDPYTEGLANAFRVAFEEMGGTMVAFTAVNVGDTDMRPVLTSIAASEGGAPGFLFFPVFTAECAHLATQSLEVAGLENTARGAADGCFSAAAAEAIGSSTANLYISGPDLAFSGDTYTKFAEAYQTNFGSAPISVFHAHAFDATNMVFACIEKVAKESDGALLIGRQDMRDCLYATKDFAGITGNLTCNEYGDCADAKIAVYEIQNGDYVAIWP, encoded by the coding sequence ATGTCGAAGCGTTTTCTGGCTTTGATCGCCATTTTGGTTGCCGGCCTGGTGCTGGCGGCTTGTGGTGGCGGCGCAGCCTCTGCCTTTGAATGTACGGACGAAATCGGTTGTGTGGAAGTGGCTGCGGGTGCCCCCATTCGCATTGCTTCCGCCCTGGTGATTTCCGGTGCCAACGCCGACCTGGGTCTGGACTCCCAGCACGGTGTCGAGATTGCTATTCAGTTTAAGGGCGATGTGCTCGGCCACGCGGTTGAGCTGCAGGCCGAAGATGACGGCTGCTCCGCTGAAGGCGGTCAGACCGCTGGTCAGAAGATCGTGTCTGACCCCAGCATCGTTGCCATCATCGGTACCAGCTGCTCCGGCGCTGGTGTTCCTCTGGCGCAGATTGCCTCTGACGCCGGTTACGTCGTTGTTTCCCCGTCCAACACCTCCCCGGCTCTGACCGACCCGAACGGTGCTTGGAAGCCTGGTTACCTGCGCACTGCCCACAACGACAACGTTCAGGGCGCTGCCATGGCTGACTATGTGTACAACACCCTGGGCCTGACCACGGCCGCCGCCATTCATGACGGTGACCCGTACACCGAGGGTCTGGCCAACGCCTTCCGCGTGGCCTTCGAGGAAATGGGCGGCACGATGGTGGCCTTCACCGCGGTAAACGTGGGTGACACCGACATGCGCCCGGTACTGACCTCCATCGCGGCTAGCGAAGGTGGTGCTCCTGGCTTCCTGTTCTTCCCGGTCTTCACCGCTGAGTGCGCCCACCTGGCCACCCAGTCGCTGGAAGTAGCCGGCCTGGAGAACACGGCCCGTGGTGCGGCTGACGGCTGCTTCTCGGCCGCCGCGGCTGAGGCGATTGGTTCCTCCACCGCCAACCTGTACATCTCCGGCCCGGATCTGGCCTTCTCTGGCGACACGTACACCAAGTTCGCTGAGGCCTACCAGACCAACTTCGGTTCCGCCCCGATCTCCGTCTTCCATGCTCATGCGTTCGACGCCACCAACATGGTGTTCGCCTGCATTGAGAAGGTTGCCAAGGAGAGCGACGGCGCCCTGTTGATCGGCCGCCAGGACATGCGTGACTGCCTGTATGCCACCAAGGACTTCGCGGGCATCACCGGCAACCTGACCTGCAATGAGTACGGTGACTGCGCTGACGCCAAGATCGCTGTGTACGAGATCCAGAACGGCGACTACGTTGCCATCTGGCCGTAA
- a CDS encoding branched-chain amino acid ABC transporter permease produces MRDRLAKLNLIDLFLWVARAAILVVILVGTIKTIISNPYSLRNWEDFIIFGIAQGSMYALIAIGYTLVYGVLQMINFAHGEFFMSGIFASTSAVAIPLARSGYLASHPIPSLLLIALTSILISVGIALLTERIAYRPLRYAPRLMPLITAIGASFFWQYYFRGLFGSQVIPFPDIPQLQGTVSFLHTQVLKTHILVIFVTMVVLVALNFFISSTRPGKAIRAVAENKDVAALMGINVDRTISLTFATGAAMAGVAGMLYALVFQQVHFFMGFIPGIKAFTAAVLGGIGSIPGAAVGGLFLGLFESLGPSLFLQSLGIPAFNQLKDVIAFTMLVLVLIFRPQGIVGERLKEKKA; encoded by the coding sequence ATGAGAGACCGCCTTGCAAAACTCAACTTGATCGACCTGTTCTTATGGGTTGCGCGCGCTGCCATTCTGGTGGTGATTTTGGTGGGCACGATCAAGACCATCATCAGCAACCCCTACTCCCTTCGCAACTGGGAAGACTTCATTATCTTTGGCATTGCGCAAGGCAGCATGTATGCGCTGATCGCCATTGGTTACACGCTGGTATACGGCGTGCTGCAAATGATCAACTTTGCACACGGTGAATTTTTTATGTCAGGCATCTTTGCTTCCACCTCTGCCGTGGCCATTCCTCTGGCCCGCTCGGGATACCTGGCCTCCCACCCCATTCCAAGTCTGCTGCTGATCGCACTGACGTCTATTCTTATCTCGGTGGGAATTGCGCTGCTGACGGAACGCATTGCGTACCGCCCGCTGCGCTATGCACCGCGCCTGATGCCGCTGATCACGGCGATCGGTGCTTCATTCTTCTGGCAATACTACTTCCGCGGCCTGTTTGGCTCGCAAGTTATTCCTTTCCCTGACATTCCGCAGTTGCAGGGCACTGTGTCCTTCCTGCATACCCAAGTGCTGAAGACGCATATCCTGGTGATCTTTGTGACCATGGTGGTGTTGGTGGCGCTGAACTTCTTCATCAGCAGCACCCGCCCCGGCAAGGCGATCCGCGCCGTGGCCGAGAACAAAGACGTGGCCGCGCTGATGGGCATCAACGTAGACCGCACGATCAGCCTGACCTTCGCCACCGGCGCGGCGATGGCCGGTGTGGCGGGCATGTTGTATGCGCTGGTGTTCCAGCAAGTGCATTTCTTCATGGGCTTTATCCCCGGCATCAAAGCCTTTACGGCAGCGGTGCTGGGCGGCATTGGCAGCATCCCCGGCGCCGCTGTGGGTGGCTTGTTCCTGGGCTTGTTCGAATCGCTCGGCCCCAGCCTGTTCCTGCAAAGCCTGGGCATTCCGGCCTTCAACCAGCTCAAGGATGTGATCGCCTTCACCATGTTGGTGTTGGTGCTCATCTTCCGCCCGCAAGGTATTGTGGGTGAGCGTCTGAAAGAAAAGAAAGCGTAG
- a CDS encoding ABC transporter ATP-binding protein yields MTNILSAKNVSKIFGGLVAVNSLSLDIKEHSISSVIGPNGAGKTTFFNCVTGFYKIDQGEILFNGEPTHNLRPDEITRVGMARTYQNIRLFSNMTSLENILVGEHVHLHTNLVDAVLHTKRFKDEEAAAEEEAKRLLNFVGLKGLGDSLARNLPYGAQRRLEIARALATQPKMLLLDEPTAGMNPNETADLTKFILELRDTLGITVMLIEHDMRVVMGISEQITVLDYGAKIAEGKPKDIQSNPQVIEAYLGSGAASGLKTAKAK; encoded by the coding sequence ATGACAAACATCCTGTCTGCAAAAAACGTATCCAAAATCTTTGGTGGCCTGGTGGCGGTTAACAGCCTGAGCCTGGACATCAAAGAGCACAGCATCAGCTCGGTGATCGGCCCCAACGGTGCCGGCAAGACCACGTTCTTTAACTGCGTCACCGGCTTCTACAAGATCGATCAGGGCGAGATCCTCTTCAATGGCGAACCGACGCACAACCTGCGCCCGGATGAGATCACGCGGGTGGGCATGGCACGCACCTACCAGAACATCCGCTTGTTTTCCAACATGACTTCGCTGGAGAACATTCTGGTGGGCGAACATGTGCATCTGCACACGAACCTGGTGGATGCCGTGCTGCACACCAAGCGCTTCAAAGACGAAGAGGCCGCCGCGGAAGAAGAGGCCAAGCGCCTGCTGAACTTCGTAGGCCTCAAAGGCCTGGGCGACTCGCTGGCGCGCAACCTGCCTTACGGCGCTCAGCGCCGCCTGGAAATTGCACGTGCGCTGGCCACCCAGCCCAAGATGCTGCTGCTCGACGAGCCGACGGCGGGTATGAACCCCAACGAAACCGCCGACCTGACCAAGTTCATTCTGGAGTTGCGTGACACGCTGGGCATCACCGTGATGCTGATCGAACACGATATGCGCGTGGTGATGGGCATCAGCGAGCAGATCACGGTGCTGGACTACGGTGCCAAGATCGCCGAAGGCAAGCCCAAAGACATCCAGAGCAACCCACAGGTGATCGAAGCGTACCTGGGCAGCGGCGCGGCCTCCGGGCTTAAGACCGCCAAGGCGAAATAA
- a CDS encoding ABC transporter ATP-binding protein: MAMLEVSNIHTYYDKIHALKGISLSVEEGEIVTLIGGNGAGKTTTLRTISGLLKPREGNVKLNGEDLAKYPAHQLVYKGISMVPEGRGVFAKLTVEENIEMGAYIDNDKARIERNKESAFTRFPRLKERRKQVAGTLSGGEQQMLAIARALMAQPKLLLLDEPSMGLAPILVDGIFDTIKEINQDGTTVLLVEQNASMALAIAHRGYVLQTGEIVLTDKADKLAKNETVQKAYLGID, translated from the coding sequence ATGGCCATGCTTGAAGTTTCCAACATTCACACATACTACGACAAGATCCACGCGCTCAAGGGCATTTCGCTCTCGGTGGAAGAGGGCGAGATCGTGACCCTGATCGGCGGTAACGGTGCGGGCAAAACCACCACGCTACGCACGATCAGCGGGCTGCTGAAGCCGCGCGAAGGCAACGTAAAACTGAACGGCGAAGACCTGGCCAAGTACCCGGCCCACCAACTGGTCTACAAGGGCATCTCGATGGTGCCCGAAGGCCGCGGTGTGTTCGCCAAGCTGACGGTAGAAGAGAACATCGAAATGGGCGCCTATATCGACAACGATAAGGCGCGCATTGAGCGCAACAAAGAAAGCGCCTTTACGCGCTTTCCGCGCCTGAAGGAGCGCCGCAAGCAGGTGGCCGGCACGCTCTCCGGCGGCGAGCAGCAAATGCTGGCGATCGCCCGGGCGCTGATGGCGCAGCCCAAGCTGCTGCTGCTCGACGAGCCTTCGATGGGCCTGGCGCCGATCCTGGTGGACGGCATCTTCGACACCATCAAAGAGATCAACCAGGATGGCACCACCGTGCTGCTGGTGGAGCAAAACGCCAGCATGGCGCTGGCGATCGCCCACCGCGGCTATGTGCTGCAGACCGGTGAGATCGTGCTGACCGACAAGGCCGACAAACTGGCCAAGAACGAAACAGTGCAGAAGGCCTACCTGGGTATTGACTAA
- a CDS encoding amidohydrolase family protein produces MNEEMHQFPKGAVAILGDSILAAGPEDEILKEYESADKLDCRGKVVMPGLVNAHTHVPMTLLRGLADDLRLDVWLMGFMIPVEREFVTPDFVHLGTSIGCAEYIRSGITSFADMYYYESTVAEAAAAAGMRAVCGQTIMKFPTPDAKFYEESLAYTREFIQKWKGHPLIVPAVSPHAPYSSTEELLRASAALAVEFDVPLHTHIAETSFEVENARKEWGMPVVPYVKKQNLFDAKVLAAHCVHLDKGEINTFAHYNVGVSHNPSSNMKLASGAAPVNEMLRAGLNVGIGTDGPASNNDLDMFEEVRLAAFLAKLRESDPTVLPAQTALLMATRLGAQAMHIGDITGSLEPGKRADLIVVDIDTLHASPHFSRDPNSTYSQIVYAAKSTDVTDVMVNGKWLMQSKQLTTLDETALLEQAGELAKKIDKFLIAREKSVLTKLIAIGGATQEESFEAQLKVPVEDPEPVVAALQHPEIKIVYQRHYHEYDSYFIFPSDEKYILRYREDVFLKENGQPDHSRYRLTLIGDSHERDLPSEVVLSRSRYLAPADQSLRFYREYFQPEREVEVEKDRRRWLVRFRDTDFYVNVDRMDTPALGSFVEIKSRTWSQRDADAKAKLIVELAQLLGLSTDTAEPRDYLKMTQG; encoded by the coding sequence ATGAATGAGGAGATGCACCAATTCCCCAAGGGCGCCGTCGCCATCCTCGGTGACAGCATTCTGGCCGCCGGGCCGGAAGATGAAATCCTGAAAGAGTACGAATCCGCAGACAAACTGGATTGCCGCGGTAAAGTGGTGATGCCCGGCCTGGTCAACGCCCACACGCACGTGCCCATGACTCTGCTGCGCGGCCTGGCGGATGACCTGCGCTTGGATGTGTGGCTGATGGGCTTCATGATCCCGGTGGAGCGCGAATTCGTCACGCCTGACTTTGTGCACCTCGGCACCTCCATCGGCTGCGCCGAATACATCCGCTCCGGCATCACCAGCTTCGCCGACATGTACTACTACGAGTCCACCGTGGCCGAAGCGGCCGCCGCCGCCGGCATGCGCGCCGTGTGCGGGCAGACCATCATGAAGTTCCCCACGCCAGACGCCAAGTTCTACGAAGAGTCGCTGGCGTACACGCGTGAATTCATCCAAAAATGGAAGGGCCATCCGCTCATCGTGCCCGCTGTCTCGCCGCACGCGCCTTACAGCAGCACCGAGGAGCTCTTGCGCGCCTCCGCTGCCCTGGCGGTGGAGTTTGATGTGCCCCTGCACACCCACATTGCCGAGACCTCCTTCGAGGTCGAGAACGCCCGCAAAGAATGGGGTATGCCGGTTGTGCCTTACGTCAAGAAGCAGAATCTCTTTGACGCCAAAGTACTCGCCGCCCACTGTGTGCACCTCGACAAAGGTGAGATCAACACCTTCGCCCACTACAACGTAGGCGTCTCGCACAACCCTTCGTCCAACATGAAGCTGGCCTCCGGCGCTGCGCCGGTCAATGAGATGCTGCGCGCCGGCCTCAACGTCGGTATCGGCACCGATGGCCCCGCCTCCAATAACGACCTCGACATGTTTGAGGAAGTGCGCCTGGCCGCCTTCCTCGCCAAGCTGCGCGAGAGTGACCCCACTGTGCTGCCCGCGCAGACTGCGCTGCTCATGGCTACCCGCCTCGGCGCGCAGGCCATGCATATCGGCGACATCACCGGTTCGCTGGAGCCCGGCAAGCGTGCTGACCTCATCGTGGTGGATATTGACACCCTGCACGCCTCGCCGCACTTCAGCCGAGACCCCAACAGCACCTATTCGCAGATCGTCTATGCCGCCAAGTCCACAGATGTGACCGATGTCATGGTCAACGGCAAGTGGCTCATGCAGAGCAAGCAGCTCACCACGCTGGATGAGACTGCGTTGCTCGAACAGGCTGGCGAGCTGGCCAAGAAGATTGACAAATTCCTCATCGCCCGTGAGAAGTCCGTGCTCACCAAGCTCATCGCCATCGGTGGTGCCACGCAGGAAGAGAGCTTCGAGGCGCAACTCAAAGTGCCGGTGGAAGACCCCGAGCCCGTGGTGGCCGCCCTGCAGCATCCCGAGATCAAGATCGTGTACCAACGCCACTATCACGAGTACGACAGCTATTTCATCTTCCCCTCGGATGAGAAGTACATCCTGCGCTATCGTGAAGACGTCTTCCTCAAGGAGAACGGCCAGCCTGACCACTCGCGCTATCGCCTGACCCTGATCGGTGACTCGCACGAGCGGGATCTGCCCAGCGAGGTGGTGCTCTCACGCAGCCGCTACCTGGCACCGGCGGACCAAAGCTTGCGCTTCTACCGTGAATACTTCCAACCCGAACGTGAGGTCGAGGTCGAGAAGGACCGCCGCCGCTGGCTGGTACGCTTCCGCGACACCGATTTCTACGTCAACGTAGACCGCATGGACACGCCGGCCCTGGGCAGCTTCGTAGAGATCAAGAGCCGCACCTGGAGCCAGCGCGATGCGGATGCCAAGGCCAAGCTCATCGTTGAGCTGGCCCAGTTGCTTGGCCTGTCTACAGACACCGCCGAGCCACGCGATTACCTCAAGATGACCCAAGGGTAA
- a CDS encoding CinA family nicotinamide mononucleotide deamidase-related protein yields MPSAEILTIGTELLLGEITDTNTQYLARQLRDAGIDLYYTSTVGDNEQRIADAVTLGLSRSDILLCTGGLGPTVDDVTREGIARALGVVLEFRPELWEQIEARFARMKRTPSENNKRQAELPVGGRSLENAVGSAPGVLVEHNGKVVIAVPGVPSEMRYLYEHGILPYFKERFGLTGVIRARVLHTAGVPESQIDQHLADLERQTNPTVGLAAHAGSVDVRLTAKAESAEQAAEMLDTLEAEVRQRLGDWVHGVDEETLARAVLREVAQRKQTIAVLEKGLNGAIVKAFTGEGNAFVGGEVLHATLRTEPLKLAATEYASKVRADLVLAVELRATKDGSHELEIFITGLKISHHVAFPYGGHTTQAAGWATSLALSFLRRKLLDEVN; encoded by the coding sequence ATGCCCTCCGCAGAAATCCTTACCATCGGTACCGAGCTGCTGCTCGGTGAAATCACCGATACCAACACCCAGTACTTGGCGCGCCAACTGCGTGACGCCGGCATTGACCTGTATTACACCTCCACCGTGGGCGACAATGAGCAGCGTATTGCCGATGCCGTGACCCTCGGCCTCAGCCGCTCAGACATCCTGCTGTGCACCGGCGGCCTCGGCCCCACGGTGGACGATGTCACGCGTGAAGGCATTGCCCGCGCCCTCGGCGTTGTGCTTGAATTCCGCCCCGAGCTGTGGGAGCAAATCGAGGCGCGCTTTGCGCGCATGAAGCGCACGCCCAGCGAGAACAACAAGCGCCAGGCCGAGCTGCCCGTGGGCGGCCGCAGCCTGGAGAACGCCGTGGGCAGCGCCCCCGGCGTGCTGGTGGAACATAACGGCAAAGTGGTCATCGCCGTGCCCGGTGTGCCCAGCGAAATGCGCTACCTCTACGAGCACGGCATCCTGCCCTACTTCAAAGAACGCTTCGGCCTCACTGGTGTCATCCGTGCGCGCGTGCTGCACACCGCCGGCGTGCCCGAATCGCAGATCGATCAACACCTGGCTGACCTGGAGCGCCAGACCAATCCCACCGTGGGCTTGGCGGCCCATGCCGGCAGCGTAGACGTGCGCCTCACCGCCAAGGCCGAGAGCGCCGAGCAGGCCGCCGAGATGCTGGACACCCTCGAGGCCGAAGTGCGCCAGCGCCTGGGTGACTGGGTGCACGGCGTAGACGAAGAGACCCTCGCTCGCGCCGTATTGCGTGAAGTGGCCCAGCGCAAGCAAACCATCGCCGTACTGGAGAAGGGGCTCAATGGCGCCATCGTCAAAGCCTTCACCGGCGAGGGCAACGCCTTCGTTGGTGGCGAGGTGCTGCATGCCACGCTGCGCACTGAGCCGCTCAAGCTGGCTGCCACAGAGTACGCCTCCAAAGTGCGCGCCGATCTGGTGCTGGCGGTTGAGCTGCGCGCCACCAAAGACGGCAGCCACGAGCTGGAAATCTTCATCACTGGCCTCAAAATTTCACACCATGTCGCCTTCCCCTACGGCGGCCACACCACCCAGGCCGCTGGCTGGGCCACCAGCCTGGCGCTGTCTTTCCTGCGGCGCAAGCTGCTGGATGAGGTAAACTAG
- a CDS encoding FAD-binding oxidoreductase, with protein MSLPKTASVVIIGGGVMGASAAYHLAQRGIKDVALLEKDEFFGQGATGRCAGGVRYQFGTEVNIRLSLASLPMLERFPEEIGQEVDYRKCGYLFLLTNDADIAVFKKNVALQNSLGVDTQWLSGDEIRARLPQMNLDDVLKGTYNAADGLCDPNSVVMGYINAATKLGATCLGNIEVTGLQVEGGAITGVHTNQGSIAAPLVLNAAGPWAAPIGKMAGVDIPIIPVRRQIVTTTPLAGIPADFPFVIDFAKSLYFHREGEGLLTGMSNPDQAPGFDQNVDPEWELVHMENGVARLPLLEQAGLASHWAGLYEVTPDAHPIFGATPVQGFYLVGGFSGHGFMHGPIAGKLMTEIMLDGAATSVDVSALTLDRFSGDSLKEYNVV; from the coding sequence TTGAGTCTTCCCAAAACAGCTTCAGTGGTCATCATCGGCGGTGGCGTCATGGGCGCCTCGGCCGCCTATCACCTCGCCCAGCGCGGCATCAAAGATGTGGCGCTGCTCGAGAAGGATGAATTCTTCGGGCAGGGCGCTACCGGCCGCTGCGCCGGCGGCGTGCGCTACCAGTTCGGCACCGAGGTCAATATTCGCCTCAGCCTTGCCAGCCTACCCATGCTGGAACGCTTCCCGGAAGAGATCGGCCAGGAGGTGGATTACCGCAAGTGTGGCTATTTATTCCTGCTCACCAACGATGCGGACATTGCCGTCTTCAAAAAAAATGTCGCCCTGCAAAACAGCCTCGGTGTAGACACCCAATGGCTCTCCGGTGATGAGATCCGCGCTCGCTTGCCGCAAATGAATCTGGATGACGTGCTCAAAGGCACGTACAACGCCGCTGATGGCCTGTGCGACCCCAACAGCGTGGTGATGGGCTACATCAACGCCGCCACCAAGCTGGGCGCTACCTGCCTCGGCAACATCGAGGTCACCGGTCTGCAAGTCGAGGGTGGTGCCATCACCGGCGTGCACACCAACCAGGGCAGCATCGCGGCCCCGTTGGTGCTCAACGCCGCCGGCCCGTGGGCCGCGCCCATCGGCAAGATGGCCGGCGTAGACATTCCGATCATCCCGGTGCGCCGCCAGATCGTCACCACCACGCCGCTGGCCGGCATCCCCGCTGATTTTCCCTTCGTGATCGATTTTGCCAAGTCGCTGTATTTCCATCGTGAGGGCGAAGGCTTGCTTACCGGCATGTCCAATCCTGACCAGGCCCCGGGCTTTGACCAGAACGTGGACCCCGAATGGGAACTGGTGCACATGGAAAATGGCGTAGCGCGTTTACCGCTCTTGGAGCAGGCCGGCTTGGCCAGCCATTGGGCGGGCCTCTACGAAGTCACGCCGGACGCCCATCCTATCTTCGGCGCAACGCCAGTACAGGGCTTCTACCTCGTGGGTGGTTTCTCTGGCCACGGCTTCATGCACGGCCCGATTGCCGGCAAGCTGATGACCGAGATCATGCTGGATGGTGCCGCCACCTCGGTGGATGTGTCCGCACTAACCCTCGACCGCTTCAGTGGCGACTCGCTCAAAGAGTACAACGTCGTCTAG